The following are from one region of the Aspergillus luchuensis IFO 4308 DNA, chromosome 4, nearly complete sequence genome:
- the NDK1 gene encoding nucleoside diphosphate kinase (BUSCO:EOG09264YKY;~COG:F;~EggNog:ENOG410PHRW;~InterPro:IPR034907,IPR036850,IPR001564,IPR023005;~PFAM:PF00334;~go_function: GO:0004550 - nucleoside diphosphate kinase activity [Evidence IEA];~go_process: GO:0006165 - nucleoside diphosphate phosphorylation [Evidence IEA];~go_process: GO:0006183 - GTP biosynthetic process [Evidence IEA];~go_process: GO:0006228 - UTP biosynthetic process [Evidence IEA];~go_process: GO:0006241 - CTP biosynthetic process [Evidence IEA]), translated as MSSEQTFIAIKPDGVQRGLVGPIISRFENRGFKLVALKLCSPGREHLEKHYADLKEKPFFPGLVSYMLSGPICAMVWEGRDAVKTGRTILGATNPLASAPGTIRGDYAIDVGRNVCHGSDSVENAQKEISLWFSPSELQQWKHSQFDWIYEKA; from the exons ATGTCTTCCGAGCAGAC CTTCATTGCCATCAAGCCCGACGGTGTCCAG CGCGGACTCGTTGGCCCCATCATCTCTCGCTTCGAGAACCGTGG CTTCAAGCTCGTTGCTCTGAAGCTCTGCTCTCCCGGCCGTGAGCACCTCGAGAAGCACTACGCTGACCTCAAGGAgaagcccttcttccccggtcTCGTCTCCT ACATGCTCTCTGGCCCCATCTGCGCCATGGTCTGGGAGGGCCGTGACGCCGTCAAGACCGGCCGCACCATCCTCGGTGCCACCAACCCCCTTGCCTCCGCCCCCGGCACCATCCGTGGTGACTACGCCATC GACGTCGGCCGCAACGTCTGCCACGGTTCCGACTCCGTCGAGAACGCCCAGAAGGAGATCTCCCTCTGGTTCTCCCCCAGCGAGCTCCAGCAGTGGAAGCACTCCCAGTTCGACTGGATCTACGAGAAGGCCTAA
- a CDS encoding uncharacterized protein (COG:S;~EggNog:ENOG410PQ65;~InterPro:IPR018811;~PFAM:PF10306;~TransMembrane:1 (o69-93i)), whose amino-acid sequence MPSSRSILQTYRLISQRKPSAHRLFSTPPPPPPPSAKDVRSRLHKLNDRLPASVRPYTTPLLGAPATHITSFLILHEITAVISLFGLVAAFHYNNGLLPDMSSNQLFEEQTQKFGRWLRKKGWVEEVDVDTVAEEYGGDSAHHHGEAERSAWSVQGEREGVRLILEFATAYLITKALMPVRIVVSVWATPWFSRAVLSPLGRGARGLFGKK is encoded by the coding sequence ATGCCATCATCGCGCTCTATCCTCCAAACTTATCGTCTCATCTCACAGCGCAAACCCTCCGCCCACCGTCTCTTctcaactcctcctcctcccccacccccttccGCAAAAGATGTCCGGTCGCGTCTACACAAATTAAATGATCGTCTTCCAGCCTCGGTCCGTCCCTACACCACGCCTCTTCTCGGAGCTCCCGCAACCCACATTacatccttcctcatcctgcaCGAGATCACCGCCGTGATCAGTCTATTTGGATTGGTGGCTGCCTTTCATTATAACAATGGATTGCTCCCGGATATGTCCTCCAATCAATTGTTCGAGGAGCAGACGCAGAAGTTCGGACGTTGGCTGCGGAAGAAAGgctgggtggaggaggtggatgttgataCTGTAGCTGAGGAGTATGGAGGAGACAGTGCACACCACCATGGCGAGGCGGAACGGTCAGCGTGGTCAGTCCAAGGCGAACGGGAGGGAGTGAGGTTGATCTTGGAGTTCGCAACAGCTTATCTCATTACCAAGGCTCTAATGCCGGTCCGCATCGTGGTGAGTGTTTGGGCTACCCCGTGGTTTTCTAGAGCCGTGCTTTCGCCATTGGGTAGAGGTGCTAGAGGACTGTTTGGGAAGAAATGA
- a CDS encoding methylenetetrahydrofolate reductase (NAD(P)H) MET12 (COG:E;~EggNog:ENOG410PH5R;~InterPro:IPR029041,IPR003171;~PFAM:PF02219;~go_function: GO:0004489 - methylenetetrahydrofolate reductase (NAD(P)H) activity [Evidence IEA];~go_process: GO:0006555 - methionine metabolic process [Evidence IEA];~go_process: GO:0055114 - oxidation-reduction process [Evidence IEA]): MAQALRPLFVTVTWGAGGSTAARSLELAEICQRQLQLTTCLHLTCTNMSRALVDEALEEAKVLGIRNILALRGDPPRSEEYNMHGEDDSNKDFTFAVDLVRYIRKQYGDYFCIGVAAYPEGHPADNFQDVQDPARDLPYLIEKTQAGADFIMTQLTYDLEAYTKFETMLRNHESGVFKTIPIVPGLMPIHSYKILTRVTKLSHVKIPPQVLSKLEEVKHDDDAVKRIGVDIITDLVYGIRDLVSPGLRGFHFYTLNLEKTVSFILERCELIPPYTEIDDSDALVDGGNLSAMDSSSYIAPNGAPIRTLASRRSSVSSIPHNRVIVDKVQISEPSSKDSITHEASALSAGLPAMPPDRSTTLQISEGLGALGREATWDDFPNGRWGDARSPAFGEIDGYGPSLHVSAATARRIWGYPVTREDISTLFRRHVSGELHMVPWSEGGAEEDSNGLNAETAVIQPELLTLIDKKGWWTLASQPALNGVRSDDPVFGWGPPGEGFVFQKPFVEFFCPTKDYLTVLKPLLQKHGHEKLAWFATNVKGDFESSLPGPNPDDPDPIDINPANVNAVTWGVFRGKEIVTPTIIEEVSFRAWGDEAYRIWDEWRRIYPKNSATERFLDETKNDVWLVCVVGQEFGAGTEAGSEEEEDEKKWMWRELANSQ, from the coding sequence ATGGCCCAGGCTTTGCGCCCGTTGTTCGTGACGGTCACTTGGGGCGCTGGAGGAAGCACCGCCGCGAGATCGCTGGAGCTGGCGGAGATCTGTCAGCGCCAACTGCAGCTGACGACATGTCTACACCTTACCTGTACGAATATGAGTCGCGCCTTGGTCGACGAAGCCCTGGAGGAAGCCAAGGTGCTTGGAATCAGGAACATCCTGGCCTTGCGGGGTGACCCGCCCCGGAGCGAAGAATACAACATGCACGGCGAGGATGACAGCAACAAGGACTTTACATTTGCCGTCGACTTGGTGCGCTACATTCGCAAGCAGTATGGCGACTATTTCTGCATTGGTGTGGCGGCGTACCCCGAGGGTCACCCCGCCGATAACTTCCAGGATGTTCAGGATCCGGCCAGGGACCTGCCCTACTTGATCGAGAAGACGCAGGCCGGTGCGGACTTCATCATGACTCAGTTGACCTACGATCTGGAGGCATACACCAAGTTTGAGACGATGCTACGGAACCATGAATCTGGCGTCTTCAAGACCATCCCCATCGTCCCCGGTCTGATGCCCATCCACAGTTACAAGATTCTGACGAGAGTCACGAAGCTCAGTCATGTCAAGATCCCCCCGCAGGTCCTGTCcaagctggaggaggtgaagcatgatgacgatgctgTGAAGCGCATTGgtgtcgacatcatcactGATCTTGTGTATGGCATCCGCGATCTGGTCTCTCCTGGTCTCCGCGGATTCCACTTCTACACTCTGAACCTGGAGAAGACGGTGTCGTTCATTCTCGAGCGCTGCGAACTCATTCCCCCCTACACAGAAATCGATGACTCCGATGCCTTGGTCGATGGAGGTAACTTGTCTGCTATGGATTCGTCGTCGTACATCGCCCCGAACGGTGCTCCCATCCGCACACTGGCCAGCCGCCGCTCATCCGTCAGCTCCATCCCTCACAACCGTGTCATCGTCGACAAGGTACAGATCTCCGAACCCTCTTCGAAAGACTCCATAACACATGAGGCCTCCGCCTTGAGCGCCGGCCTTCCCGCCATGCCGCCCGACCGCAGCACAACCCTCCAGATCTCCGAAGGTCTCGGTGCCCTCGGCAGAGAAGCCACATGGGATGACTTCCCCAACGGACGTTGGGGTGATGCACGCTCGCCCGCTTTCGGTGAGATCGACGGTTACGGTCCCTCGCTGCACGTCTCCGCTGCCACTGCCCGGCGCATCTGGGGCTACCCCGTCACCCGCGAAGACATTAGCACCCTATTCCGCCGCCACGTCTCCGGCGAGCTCCACATGGTCCCCTGGTCCGAAGGAGGCGCCGAAGAGGACAGCAATGGCCTGAACGCCGAGACAGCCGTGATCCAACCCGAGCTTTTAACTCTAATCGACAAGAAAGGCTGGTGGACTCTGGCCTCGCAACCCGCCCTCAACGGTGTCCGTAGCGACGACCCCGTCTTCGGCTGGGGTCCACCGGGAGAGGGATTTGTCTTCCAGAAGCCCTTCGTGGAATTCTTCTGCCCCACCAAAGACTACCTCACTGTCCTCAAGCCTCTCCTCCAGAAACACGGCCACGAGAAGCTCGCCTGGTTCGCCACCAACGTCAAGGGCGACTTcgaatcctccctccccggccCCAACCCCGACGACCCGGACCCGATCGACATCAACCCGGCCAACGTCAACGCCGTCACCTGGGGTGTCTTCCGCGGCAAGGAGATCGTCACCCCCACCATCATTGAGGAAGTCAGTTTCCGTGCCTGGGGCGACGAAGCCTATCGCATCTGGGATGAATGGCGTCGCATCTACCCCAAGAACTCGGCGACGGAGCGCTTCCTGGACGAGACCAAGAACGACGTCTGGCTTGTCTGTGTGGTGGGTCAAGAGTTCGGCGCCGGCACAGAAGCTGGctctgaggaagaggaagatgagaagaagtggaTGTGGCGCGAGTTGGCGAATTCTCAGTGA
- a CDS encoding tRNA-ribosyltransferase family protein (COG:A;~EggNog:ENOG410PG40;~InterPro:IPR002616,IPR028592,IPR036511;~PFAM:PF01702;~go_function: GO:0008479 - queuine tRNA-ribosyltransferase activity [Evidence IEA];~go_function: GO:0016763 - transferase activity, transferring pentosyl groups [Evidence IEA];~go_process: GO:0006400 - tRNA modification [Evidence IEA]): MGSESSPQPSNEMLTFNATASVLTPRLGRLAFAGRKPISTPHYIPLASRGVVPHIAHDVLRDHTDIGSLYVGLEDFVERQSQKHPPPIYTIPTAHDESALRKFVALPDDLLLIMGARREPPIKCPPANTPNSVAIYTSVGFRQLEATQYVDAVQKLNPDIVIGLADLVLGHTPGNKRRGKMVDRTHAFTTHATGLLYGNTVPENTRSKSAYFAPVLPLENAQQSIYMDDLETELRPFISGLALYESASLSAISEPLGDLPRLLYSAPATPHDILRDVSLGADLLTIPFMGVCSDAGIALDFTFPSPNTPTTITQPHDLAFDLWSPSHTIDTSALSNSCECYTCRNHHRAYIHHLLTAKEMLAWTLLQIHNHHVMDTFFAAIRESISRGTFEADTQTFQRTYVSELPKPTGQGPRYVLHTLYLSPQSLITTPTTTTKQ, encoded by the exons ATGGGCTCAGAGTCTTCCCCACAACCATCGAATGAGATGCTCACCTTCAATGCTACGGCCTCCGTCCTGACTCCCCGACTGGGAAGACTGGCCTTTGCCGGCAGAAAacccatctccaccccacATTACATCCCTCTGGCCTCCCGAGGCGTCGTTCCGCATATTGCCCATGATGTGCTGCGTGATCACACAGACATCGGCAGTTTATATGTCGGTCTCGAAGATT TCGTAGAAAGACAAAGCCAAAAACATCCGCCTCCGATCTATACCATTCCCACTGCACACGATGAATCGGCCCTGCGCAAATTCGTCGCTCTCCCCGATGATCTCCTCTTGATCATGGGCGCACGTCGGGAGCCCCCGATCAAATGCCCCCCAGCCAATACCCCCAACTCCGTCGCCATCTACACCTCCGTCGGCTTCAGACAGCTTGAAGCTACCCAATACGTCGACGCCGTGCAGAAGCTCAACCCGGACATCGTCATCGGACTGGCAGATCTCGTGCTGGGACACACCCCTGGCAACAAGAGACGCGGCAAGATGGTGGATCGCACCCACGCCTTCACTACACATGCCACAGGACTACTCTACGGCAACACAGTGCCAGAGAACACCCGGTCAAAGTCAGCCTACTTCGCTCCCGTCCTCCCTCTCGAAAACGCCCAGCAGTCAATCTACATGGACGACCTCGAGACCGAGCTCCGACCCTTCATCTCCGGCCTGGCCCTCTACGAATCGGCATCTCTATCAGCCATCTCCGAACCGCTCGGAGACCTCCCCCGCCTCCTCTACAGCGCACCGGCAACTCCACACGACATCCTCCGCGACGTTTCCCTCGGAGCAGatctcctcaccatcccttTCATGGGCGTCTGCTCTGACGCCGGCATCGCCCTGGACTTCACCTTCCCAtcacccaacacccccacGACCATCACCCAACCCCATGACCTCGCCTTCGACCTCTGGTCCCCATCCCACACAATCGACACCTCCGCACTCTCCAATTCCTGCGAATGCTACACCTgccgcaaccaccaccgcgcatacatccaccacctcctaaCCGCGAAGGAAATGCTCGCCTGGAccctcctccaaatccacaaccaccacgtAATGGAtaccttcttcgccgccatCCGCGAAAGCATCTCCCGGGGTACCTTCGAAGCCGACACCCAGACCTTCCAACGGACCTACGTCTCCGAATTACCCAAACCTACCGGCCAAGGTCCACGGTACGTTTTACACACCCTCTATCTATCCCCTCAATCCCTCATAACCacacccacaacaacaactaaaCAATAG